A part of Amycolatopsis camponoti genomic DNA contains:
- a CDS encoding MarR family winged helix-turn-helix transcriptional regulator: protein MVVHPTPDGLDLSLTSLFAGWVMTDEVQRRLTENSFGDLRFNDGVVIQHVLAAPLSITALAERMGVTQQAASKAVADLERRGLLRREPDPADARTKLLHLTGHALDAVEATRDRRQELQDELVAEYGKERVDDARELLASIITRFGGGEAIRGRRVRPPR from the coding sequence ATGGTTGTGCATCCTACGCCGGACGGCTTGGACTTGTCACTCACCAGCCTCTTCGCGGGCTGGGTAATGACCGACGAGGTCCAGCGGCGGCTCACCGAAAACAGCTTCGGCGACTTGCGGTTCAACGACGGCGTGGTGATCCAGCACGTCCTCGCCGCTCCGCTGTCCATCACCGCGCTCGCCGAGCGGATGGGCGTGACCCAGCAGGCGGCGTCGAAGGCCGTCGCGGACCTCGAACGGCGGGGATTGCTGCGCCGCGAGCCCGATCCCGCCGACGCGCGCACCAAACTGCTGCACCTCACCGGACACGCGCTCGACGCCGTCGAAGCCACTCGCGACCGAAGGCAGGAGCTTCAGGACGAACTCGTTGCGGAGTACGGGAAAGAGCGCGTCGATGACGCGCGAGAACTGCTGGCGTCGATCATCACGCGCTTCGGCGGCGGTGAGGCGATCCGGGGCAGGCGGGTCCGGCCACCACGCTAG
- a CDS encoding AAA family ATPase, which translates to MGTGFFASVDDVSAKLAEAGYLASTAVATTVFLADRLGKPLLVEGPAGVGKTELAKAVAQVSGSRLVRLQCYEGIDEARALYEWNHAKQLLRITAGRDETWEDARTDIFGEEFLLRRPLLTAISSDEPTVLLIDETDKADMEVEGLLLEVLGDFQVTVPELGTITATRAPFAVLTSNATRELSEALRRRCLFLHIDFPDEELERDIVRLKVPGIDDALADSVVRVIAALRAMDLRKLPSVAETIDWARTLLALGADALDEQVVRESLGVVLKHQDDIAKAGAGLKLEQVLDAS; encoded by the coding sequence GTGGGCACCGGATTCTTCGCTTCCGTCGACGACGTGTCGGCGAAACTGGCCGAAGCCGGCTACCTGGCCTCGACGGCGGTGGCGACCACGGTGTTCCTGGCCGACCGGCTCGGCAAGCCGCTGCTCGTCGAGGGCCCCGCCGGCGTCGGCAAGACCGAGCTCGCCAAGGCCGTCGCCCAGGTCAGCGGCTCGCGGCTGGTGCGCCTGCAGTGCTACGAGGGCATCGACGAGGCCCGCGCGCTGTACGAGTGGAACCACGCGAAGCAGCTGCTGCGGATCACCGCCGGCCGCGACGAGACGTGGGAGGACGCCCGCACCGACATCTTCGGCGAGGAGTTCCTGCTGCGCCGCCCGCTGCTCACCGCGATCTCCTCCGACGAGCCGACCGTGCTGCTGATCGACGAGACCGACAAGGCCGACATGGAGGTCGAGGGCCTGCTGCTGGAGGTGCTCGGCGACTTCCAGGTGACCGTGCCGGAGCTGGGGACGATCACCGCGACGCGCGCGCCGTTCGCCGTGCTGACTTCCAACGCGACGCGCGAGCTGTCCGAGGCCCTGCGCCGACGGTGCCTGTTCCTGCACATCGACTTCCCGGACGAAGAGCTCGAACGCGACATCGTCCGGCTCAAGGTCCCGGGCATCGACGACGCGCTCGCCGATTCCGTCGTCCGGGTGATCGCCGCGCTGCGTGCGATGGACCTGCGCAAGCTGCCGTCGGTCGCCGAGACCATCGACTGGGCCCGCACCCTGCTCGCGCTCGGCGCGGACGCCCTGGACGAGCAGGTCGTGCGGGAAAGCCTCGGCGTCGTCCTCAAGCACCAGGACGACATCGCCAAGGCCGGTGCCGGCCTGAAGCTCGAACAGGTCCTGGACGCGTCGTGA
- a CDS encoding pyridoxamine 5'-phosphate oxidase family protein gives MVVESSRVPAELAGAFVRVAHRVVWCTLVTVDRRGRPRSRVVHPIWDLGPDGLTGWVFTRPTPLKVAHLAESPYVSCSYWDPRHEVAVAECRAEFTDDEETRKYLWGRFASAPEPLGYDPKILGGEDFRDPKITVLKLTPWRLSTGGQAWRAA, from the coding sequence ATGGTTGTGGAATCTAGCAGGGTGCCGGCGGAACTGGCCGGAGCGTTCGTCCGCGTGGCGCACCGCGTGGTGTGGTGCACTTTGGTGACCGTCGACCGGCGCGGGCGGCCGCGGTCGCGGGTGGTCCACCCGATCTGGGACCTCGGCCCGGACGGCCTGACCGGCTGGGTGTTCACCCGCCCGACGCCGCTGAAGGTCGCGCACCTGGCGGAATCGCCGTACGTGTCGTGCTCGTACTGGGACCCGCGGCACGAGGTGGCGGTGGCGGAGTGCCGGGCGGAGTTCACCGACGACGAGGAGACCCGGAAGTACCTGTGGGGCCGGTTCGCCTCGGCACCGGAGCCGCTGGGTTACGACCCGAAGATCCTGGGCGGCGAGGACTTCCGGGACCCGAAGATCACGGTGCTGAAGCTGACGCCGTGGCGCCTCTCGACCGGCGGCCAAGCCTGGCGCGCGGCCTAA
- a CDS encoding cyclic-phosphate processing receiver domain-containing protein translates to MTQLWVDDLRPAPPGWTWAKSSAEAISLLRAGEFTAISLDHDLGGDDTTRPVVLWLCEHDRWPPEVRVHTANPVGREWLTGMARRYGPGVR, encoded by the coding sequence ATGACCCAGCTCTGGGTGGACGACCTACGGCCGGCGCCGCCGGGGTGGACGTGGGCGAAGTCGAGCGCGGAGGCGATCTCGCTGCTCAGGGCCGGCGAATTCACGGCAATCTCGCTGGACCACGACCTCGGCGGCGACGACACGACCCGCCCGGTCGTGCTGTGGCTGTGCGAGCACGACCGCTGGCCGCCGGAAGTGCGAGTGCACACGGCGAACCCGGTGGGCCGGGAGTGGCTCACCGGCATGGCGCGGCGGTACGGGCCCGGAGTCCGCTAA
- a CDS encoding PadR family transcriptional regulator, translating into MSLRHAVLGMLADEPGSGYDLLKRFERAMANVWPATQSQLYGELGKLEAAGMIHVLAEGPRGRKEYEITEAGLEELRHWLIDVDPGGPPRSAGLLRVYFLGSVSPAQARGYVASMGESARAREERLAELEGTIDWGDDNQSLYGRLVLEWGKRFSAMQREWAEWAVKQVE; encoded by the coding sequence ATGAGCCTTCGACACGCGGTGCTCGGCATGCTGGCCGACGAGCCCGGAAGCGGCTACGACCTGCTGAAGCGGTTCGAGCGGGCGATGGCCAACGTCTGGCCCGCGACGCAGAGCCAGCTCTACGGCGAGCTGGGCAAGCTGGAGGCGGCGGGCATGATCCACGTCCTCGCCGAGGGCCCGCGCGGGCGCAAGGAGTACGAGATCACCGAGGCCGGGCTCGAAGAGCTGCGGCACTGGCTGATCGACGTCGACCCGGGCGGCCCGCCCCGCAGCGCCGGTCTGCTGCGCGTGTACTTCCTCGGCTCGGTCTCGCCGGCGCAGGCGCGCGGCTACGTCGCGTCGATGGGGGAGTCGGCGCGGGCGCGCGAAGAGCGGCTGGCCGAGCTGGAGGGCACGATCGACTGGGGCGACGACAACCAGTCGCTCTACGGCCGCCTGGTGCTCGAGTGGGGCAAGCGGTTCTCGGCGATGCAGCGCGAGTGGGCGGAATGGGCGGTCAAGCAGGTCGAGTGA
- a CDS encoding ROK family protein produces the protein MAGVEVPTVGTPAGMRKINQRAVLDLLRRSGPATRPQVAKDTGLSKPTVSQALLALEAAGLARPTGHTSTGTGRSAVLYEADPTAGYVLGVDIGREHIRVAVSDLGRTIVARRDERNTARSGAALVTAVGKIAASAVAEARLAQSDIVVRVVGSPGVADPEKRCFRHAPNLPGWGRAGLIDDLEAALGPDLMVENDANLTAVGEGESGAARGASVFGCITIGTGVGMGMMVDGRVFRGATGAAGEIGYLPYGRTRSSLEDGAPPARGHLEEATAAQSVVRGARELGLGTAKSAREVFRLAREGDELARRALEAEADRLAYTVASVAAVIDPELIVLGGGMGTAADLLLEPLDRALRAFTPLVPKVVQGELGEDAVLAGAISVGLRAAQGLVFDRRVGAA, from the coding sequence GTGGCCGGCGTAGAAGTTCCAACGGTCGGGACCCCCGCCGGGATGCGCAAGATCAACCAGCGGGCGGTGCTCGACCTGCTGCGCCGCAGCGGGCCGGCGACCCGGCCGCAGGTGGCGAAGGACACCGGGCTGTCGAAGCCGACGGTGAGCCAGGCGCTGCTCGCGCTGGAAGCCGCCGGGCTGGCGCGCCCGACCGGCCACACCTCCACCGGCACCGGACGCTCGGCCGTGCTGTACGAGGCCGACCCGACCGCGGGGTACGTGCTGGGCGTCGACATCGGACGCGAGCACATCCGCGTCGCGGTGTCGGACCTCGGCCGCACGATCGTCGCGCGCCGCGACGAACGCAACACGGCACGTTCCGGCGCCGCGCTGGTCACGGCGGTCGGGAAGATCGCGGCTTCGGCCGTCGCGGAGGCGCGGCTGGCGCAGTCCGACATCGTTGTCCGCGTGGTCGGCTCCCCCGGCGTCGCCGACCCGGAGAAGCGCTGCTTCCGGCACGCGCCGAACCTGCCGGGCTGGGGCCGCGCCGGGCTGATCGACGACCTCGAGGCCGCGCTGGGCCCGGACCTGATGGTGGAGAACGACGCGAACCTGACGGCGGTCGGCGAAGGCGAAAGCGGCGCCGCGCGTGGGGCGTCGGTGTTCGGCTGCATCACGATCGGCACGGGCGTCGGCATGGGCATGATGGTCGACGGCCGGGTGTTCCGCGGCGCGACGGGCGCGGCGGGCGAGATCGGCTACCTGCCGTACGGCCGCACCCGATCGTCCCTGGAGGACGGCGCCCCGCCGGCCCGCGGCCACCTGGAGGAGGCGACGGCGGCCCAGTCGGTGGTCCGCGGCGCGCGCGAACTCGGCTTGGGCACGGCGAAGTCGGCCCGCGAGGTGTTCCGCCTGGCCCGCGAGGGCGACGAACTGGCGCGGCGGGCCCTGGAGGCGGAAGCGGACCGGCTGGCGTACACGGTGGCCTCGGTGGCGGCGGTGATCGACCCGGAGCTGATCGTCCTGGGCGGCGGGATGGGGACGGCGGCGGATCTGCTGCTGGAGCCGCTGGATCGCGCGCTGCGGGCGTTCACGCCGTTGGTGCCGAAGGTGGTACAGGGCGAGCTGGGCGAGGACGCGGTGCTGGCGGGGGCGATCAGCGTGGGCTTGCGGGCGGCTCAGGGGTTGGTCTTCGACCGTCGCGTGGGTGCCGCTTAG
- the mgrA gene encoding L-glyceraldehyde 3-phosphate reductase yields the protein MTYVAASGRYESIPYRRCGRSGLKLPAISLGLWHNFGHDRPLQTQRDITRRAFDLGITHFDLANNYGPPYGSAEENFGRLLATDFKPYRDELVISTKAGYDMWPGPYGEWGSRKYLLSSLDQSLGRLGLDYVDIFYSHRFDPETPLEETVGALDSAVRAGKALYVGISSYNSERTAEAARLLRELGTPLLIHQPSYSMLNRWIEEDGLLDTLEEVGAGCIAFSPLAQGLLTDKYLKGVPADSRAAQGKSLDPDTLDEDRLGRVRALNEIASRRGQSLAQLALAWALRDHRVTSVLIGASSVKQLEDNVGALGNLDFSSEELTEIDGHATDADINLWKRSSDG from the coding sequence GTGACCTACGTTGCGGCATCCGGCCGATACGAATCGATCCCCTACCGGCGCTGCGGGCGGTCCGGGCTCAAGCTGCCCGCGATCTCGCTCGGGCTGTGGCACAACTTCGGCCACGACCGTCCGCTGCAGACCCAGCGCGACATCACCCGCCGCGCCTTCGACCTCGGCATCACGCACTTCGACCTGGCCAACAACTACGGCCCGCCGTACGGCTCGGCGGAGGAGAACTTCGGGCGGTTGCTGGCCACCGACTTCAAGCCGTACCGCGACGAGCTGGTGATCTCGACCAAGGCGGGCTACGACATGTGGCCCGGCCCGTACGGCGAGTGGGGCTCCCGCAAGTACCTGCTGTCCTCCCTGGACCAGTCGCTCGGCCGGCTGGGCCTAGACTACGTCGACATCTTCTACTCCCACCGGTTCGACCCCGAGACGCCGCTGGAGGAGACGGTCGGGGCGCTCGACTCCGCCGTCCGCGCCGGGAAAGCGCTTTACGTCGGGATTTCGTCGTACAACTCGGAGCGGACCGCCGAGGCCGCGCGGTTGCTGCGCGAACTCGGCACGCCGCTGCTGATCCACCAGCCGTCGTACTCGATGCTGAACCGCTGGATCGAGGAGGACGGGCTCCTGGACACCCTGGAGGAGGTGGGCGCGGGCTGCATCGCGTTCTCGCCGCTGGCGCAGGGGCTGCTCACGGACAAGTACCTCAAGGGCGTCCCCGCGGATTCGCGGGCGGCGCAGGGCAAGTCGCTCGACCCGGACACCCTCGACGAAGACCGGCTGGGCCGGGTCCGCGCGCTCAACGAGATCGCCTCGCGCCGCGGCCAGTCGCTGGCCCAGCTGGCGCTCGCGTGGGCCCTGCGCGACCACCGCGTGACGTCGGTGCTGATCGGCGCGAGCAGCGTCAAGCAGCTCGAAGACAACGTCGGCGCGCTGGGCAACCTCGACTTCAGCTCGGAGGAGCTGACCGAGATCGACGGCCACGCCACCGACGCGGACATCAACCTCTGGAAGCGGTCCTCGGACGGCTGA
- a CDS encoding HAD family hydrolase, with translation MTGLPETITACLFDLDGVLTGTAVLHSQAWKRTFDEFLRARDGDGFQEFTDRDYATYVDGRPRADGVREFLRSRGIELPEGTPDDPPDAPTVNGVGNRKNELVLKIIDENGVNTYPGSVRYLEAVKAAGLRIGVVTSSANGAKVLDAGDLTKYVEARVDGLTIREQHLKGKPAPDSFLAGAAALGVEPAHAAVFEDAQSGVQAGKAGNFGYVVGVNRADQAEALKAHGADIVVDDLADLLEDR, from the coding sequence ATGACGGGATTGCCCGAGACCATCACCGCCTGCCTGTTCGATCTCGATGGAGTTCTTACCGGTACGGCCGTTCTGCACAGCCAAGCCTGGAAACGGACTTTCGACGAGTTTCTTCGCGCCCGCGACGGCGACGGCTTCCAGGAGTTCACCGACCGGGACTACGCGACCTATGTGGACGGCCGCCCGCGCGCCGACGGGGTCCGCGAGTTCCTGCGCTCACGCGGGATCGAACTGCCGGAAGGCACCCCGGACGACCCGCCGGACGCCCCCACCGTCAACGGCGTCGGCAACCGCAAGAACGAGCTCGTCCTGAAGATCATCGACGAGAACGGGGTGAACACCTACCCCGGCTCGGTCCGCTACCTCGAAGCCGTGAAAGCCGCCGGCCTGCGGATCGGCGTCGTGACGTCGTCGGCGAACGGCGCCAAGGTGCTCGACGCCGGTGACCTGACCAAGTACGTCGAGGCCCGCGTCGACGGCCTGACCATCCGCGAGCAGCACCTCAAGGGCAAGCCCGCGCCCGACTCGTTCCTGGCCGGCGCCGCGGCGCTCGGCGTCGAACCCGCCCACGCGGCCGTGTTCGAGGACGCCCAGTCCGGCGTCCAGGCCGGGAAAGCCGGCAACTTCGGGTACGTCGTGGGCGTGAACCGCGCGGACCAGGCCGAAGCGCTGAAGGCGCACGGCGCCGACATCGTCGTCGACGACCTCGCCGACCTGCTGGAGGATCGATGA
- a CDS encoding sigma-70 family RNA polymerase sigma factor gives MTRGEDDERVTALAMAAGRGDRLALEDWVRATQADVWRFLAHLTDASAADDLTQETYLRAFGSLRRFAGRSSSRTWLLSIARRVVVDQLRAAGARPKIADTDWEAAAERTRNPAAGFEELVELGLLLDGLDPERREVLVLTQVLGLSYAEAADVCGCPVGTVRSRVARAREDLVEARRARGAG, from the coding sequence ATGACCCGCGGTGAAGACGACGAGCGCGTCACGGCCCTGGCGATGGCGGCAGGCCGCGGCGACCGGCTCGCCCTGGAGGACTGGGTCCGCGCGACACAGGCCGACGTCTGGCGCTTCCTCGCCCACCTCACCGACGCGTCCGCGGCCGACGACCTGACGCAGGAGACCTACCTTCGCGCCTTCGGCAGCCTTCGCCGCTTCGCCGGACGTTCGTCGTCGCGGACCTGGCTGTTGTCGATCGCGCGGCGGGTGGTCGTCGACCAGCTCCGGGCTGCGGGCGCCCGCCCGAAGATCGCCGACACCGACTGGGAAGCCGCCGCCGAGCGCACCCGCAACCCGGCGGCCGGCTTCGAGGAACTGGTCGAGCTGGGCCTCCTGCTGGACGGCCTCGACCCGGAACGGCGCGAAGTCCTCGTGCTGACCCAGGTCCTCGGCCTGTCCTACGCCGAGGCCGCCGACGTCTGCGGCTGCCCGGTCGGGACCGTCCGCTCGCGAGTCGCCCGTGCCCGCGAGGACCTGGTCGAGGCCCGGCGTGCGCGCGGTGCCGGTTAG
- a CDS encoding DUF427 domain-containing protein, whose protein sequence is MSTPVRGRVRVAQGAKRVRVFLGGQVVADTVHPLLVWEVPYYPTYYFPRADVVSGVLAPSGRTSHSPSRGEGVLSTIKGGGGEAVDAALEYPDSPIEELRDHVRFEFGAFDWFEEDEQIFTHPRDPGVRVDILPSSRHVRIEVDGVTVADTVRPHLLFETGLPTRYYLPRVDVRMDLLTKIDTVTHCPYKGAAEHFDVTGHEDLAWSYPTPLPESERAAGLVAFLDEKVDVYVDGVRQDRPKTKFA, encoded by the coding sequence ATGAGCACTCCGGTACGCGGCCGGGTCCGCGTGGCACAAGGCGCGAAGCGGGTACGCGTGTTCCTCGGCGGGCAGGTCGTCGCGGACACGGTGCACCCCCTTCTGGTGTGGGAAGTTCCCTACTACCCGACGTACTACTTCCCGCGCGCGGACGTCGTCAGCGGCGTTCTCGCACCCTCCGGCCGGACGTCGCACTCGCCCAGCCGCGGAGAAGGTGTTCTGTCGACGATAAAGGGTGGGGGAGGCGAGGCGGTGGACGCCGCGCTGGAGTACCCGGATTCGCCCATCGAGGAGCTCCGGGACCACGTCCGCTTCGAGTTCGGCGCCTTCGACTGGTTCGAGGAGGACGAACAGATCTTCACGCACCCGCGTGACCCCGGCGTCCGCGTCGACATCCTGCCGAGCTCGCGCCACGTGCGGATCGAGGTCGACGGCGTGACCGTCGCCGACACCGTGCGGCCGCACCTGCTCTTCGAGACCGGCCTGCCGACGCGCTACTACCTGCCCCGCGTCGACGTCCGGATGGACCTGCTCACGAAGATCGACACCGTCACGCATTGCCCGTACAAGGGAGCCGCCGAGCACTTCGACGTGACCGGGCACGAGGACCTCGCCTGGAGCTACCCGACGCCGCTGCCGGAGAGCGAGCGCGCCGCCGGGCTGGTGGCCTTCCTCGACGAGAAGGTCGACGTCTACGTGGACGGCGTCCGGCAGGACCGGCCGAAGACCAAGTTCGCCTAA
- a CDS encoding ArsR/SmtB family transcription factor translates to MDNDAGRKLIDPERVSAAIDGLGDRAVIAEWAQRFSVVADPSRLALLVSIHYAREISVTDLAAVTGMTDTAVSQALRLLRAHGLVTTQRTGRVVRYRLADATVHELIHRVRPHPEQPVQEEER, encoded by the coding sequence GTGGACAACGACGCCGGCCGCAAGCTCATCGACCCGGAACGGGTGAGCGCGGCGATCGACGGGCTGGGCGACCGCGCCGTCATCGCCGAGTGGGCCCAGCGCTTCTCCGTGGTCGCCGACCCGTCCCGGCTGGCCCTGCTGGTCTCGATCCACTACGCCCGTGAAATCAGCGTCACCGACCTCGCCGCCGTCACCGGCATGACCGACACCGCGGTTTCGCAGGCCCTCCGGCTGCTGCGCGCGCACGGGCTGGTCACCACGCAGCGCACCGGACGCGTCGTGCGCTACCGGCTCGCGGACGCCACCGTGCACGAACTCATCCACCGGGTGCGGCCGCACCCGGAACAGCCCGTGCAGGAGGAAGAACGGTAG
- a CDS encoding carotenoid oxygenase family protein encodes MTTSDFHLSGAYAPVHDELTAFDLPVTGALPPELTGWYLRNGPNPREDSKHWFTGDGMVHGVRLEGGRAAWYRNRWVRTESFDDPDLGLYNEDGSRNLHASVANTHVVNHAGRTLALVESSLPYEITTDLETVGAYDFGGELADSMTAHPKICTTTGELHFFGYGGITAPHVGYYRADAAGELVVKQPIDVPGLTMMHDFALTAEHVVFYDLPVVFDRASVGQGMPYRWDAGYGARLGVLRRDRPEAGVRWLEIEPCYVFHTLNAFDTPDSRIVVHVMRYDHQWWAGHDDPPASLWRWTIDLAAGTVTEDRLDDRPGEFPRIDDRLAGSDTRFGHVTGHDVLRRYDLHAGTATEHVFGEGRVPGEAVFVPAEHGEGWLLTYVYDATEDRSDLVVLDAGNVGAAPVATVHLPQRVPAGFHGNWLPDA; translated from the coding sequence ATGACCACCAGCGACTTCCACCTGAGCGGCGCCTACGCGCCCGTCCACGACGAGCTGACGGCGTTCGACCTCCCGGTGACCGGCGCCCTGCCGCCCGAGCTGACCGGCTGGTACCTGCGCAACGGCCCGAACCCGCGCGAGGACAGCAAGCACTGGTTCACCGGCGACGGCATGGTCCACGGCGTCCGGCTCGAAGGCGGCCGCGCCGCCTGGTACCGCAACCGGTGGGTGCGCACCGAGAGCTTCGACGACCCGGATCTCGGGCTGTACAACGAAGACGGCTCGCGCAACCTCCACGCCAGCGTCGCGAACACGCACGTGGTGAACCACGCCGGCCGCACCCTCGCGCTCGTCGAATCCTCGCTGCCGTACGAGATCACGACCGACCTCGAAACCGTCGGTGCCTACGACTTCGGCGGCGAGCTGGCCGACTCGATGACCGCGCACCCGAAGATCTGCACCACGACCGGGGAACTGCACTTCTTCGGCTACGGCGGCATCACCGCGCCGCACGTCGGCTACTACCGGGCCGACGCCGCCGGCGAGCTCGTCGTCAAGCAGCCGATCGACGTCCCGGGGCTGACGATGATGCACGACTTCGCGCTCACCGCGGAGCACGTGGTCTTCTACGACCTGCCCGTGGTCTTCGACCGGGCGTCGGTCGGCCAGGGCATGCCCTACCGGTGGGACGCGGGCTACGGCGCCCGCCTCGGCGTGCTGCGCCGCGACCGGCCCGAAGCCGGCGTGCGCTGGCTGGAGATCGAGCCCTGCTACGTCTTCCACACGCTCAACGCCTTCGACACGCCCGACAGCCGGATCGTCGTGCACGTGATGCGCTACGACCACCAGTGGTGGGCGGGCCACGACGACCCGCCGGCGTCGCTGTGGCGCTGGACGATCGACCTCGCCGCGGGCACGGTGACCGAGGACCGGCTCGACGACCGCCCGGGCGAGTTCCCCCGCATCGACGACCGGCTCGCCGGGTCCGACACGCGGTTCGGGCACGTCACCGGCCACGACGTCCTGCGCCGCTACGACCTGCACGCGGGGACCGCCACCGAGCACGTCTTCGGGGAAGGACGCGTCCCCGGCGAAGCGGTGTTCGTCCCGGCGGAGCACGGCGAAGGCTGGCTGCTGACGTACGTCTACGACGCGACAGAAGACCGCAGCGACCTCGTCGTGCTCGACGCGGGGAACGTCGGCGCGGCGCCGGTCGCCACGGTCCACCTCCCGCAGCGCGTTCCCGCGGGCTTCCACGGGAACTGGCTGCCGGACGCTTAG
- a CDS encoding nuclear transport factor 2 family protein, with translation MSETNRTIVVDCLENLFTHKDFDAAKAALHPDFVTHSPGLPNGRDAFADAVENSPLAGATAEIKHVVAENDLVMVHLHVAGQAIVDILRVEDGLLVEHWDVKQPLGG, from the coding sequence ATGAGCGAAACGAACCGCACCATCGTCGTCGACTGCCTGGAGAACCTGTTCACGCACAAGGACTTCGACGCCGCGAAGGCCGCGCTGCACCCCGACTTCGTCACCCACAGCCCCGGCCTGCCGAACGGCCGCGACGCGTTCGCCGACGCCGTCGAGAACTCGCCGCTCGCCGGCGCGACCGCCGAGATCAAGCACGTCGTCGCGGAGAACGACCTCGTCATGGTGCACCTGCACGTCGCCGGGCAGGCCATCGTCGACATCCTGCGCGTCGAGGACGGCCTGCTCGTCGAGCACTGGGACGTCAAGCAGCCGCTGGGCGGGTGA
- a CDS encoding PaaI family thioesterase, with product MTDVAAGAQTRSKTITWQDPLPTARLGATMTGFEYLTAIAEGRIPGPPIAAHFGMRWTHIGHGEVVAVIEPDESLYNPIGMVHGGVAATMLDSVVGCAVHTTLPAGVGYSSVELKVSYLRAIHAGRGEIRATGRVVKEGSRIAFAEGEIRDAEGKLLATASGTCVITRPAAA from the coding sequence ATGACCGACGTGGCCGCCGGGGCGCAGACCCGCTCGAAGACCATCACCTGGCAGGATCCGCTGCCGACCGCCCGCCTCGGCGCCACGATGACCGGGTTCGAGTACCTGACCGCGATCGCCGAGGGGCGCATCCCGGGGCCGCCGATCGCCGCGCACTTCGGGATGCGCTGGACGCACATCGGCCACGGCGAGGTCGTCGCGGTCATCGAGCCCGACGAGTCGCTGTACAACCCGATCGGGATGGTGCACGGCGGCGTCGCGGCGACGATGCTGGACTCGGTCGTCGGCTGCGCGGTGCACACGACGCTGCCCGCGGGCGTCGGCTACTCGTCGGTGGAGCTGAAGGTGAGCTACCTGCGCGCCATCCACGCGGGCCGCGGCGAGATCCGGGCGACCGGGCGCGTCGTGAAGGAGGGCTCGCGGATCGCGTTCGCCGAGGGGGAGATCCGCGACGCCGAGGGCAAGCTGCTGGCGACGGCGTCGGGGACCTGCGTGATCACCCGCCCAGCGGCTGCTTGA